The following coding sequences lie in one Lolium perenne isolate Kyuss_39 chromosome 2, Kyuss_2.0, whole genome shotgun sequence genomic window:
- the LOC127331163 gene encoding probable L-ascorbate peroxidase 3, peroxisomal yields the protein MSSAASPVAVAEYIAEIEKARRDLRALIATKSCAPIMLRLAWHDAGTYDKATNTGGPNGSIRLPEELRHAANAGLNIAVDLLEPIKQKHPKITYADLYQLAGVVAVEVTGGPTIDFIPGRKDSSVCPEEGRLPDAKQGASHLRDVFYRMGLTDKDIVALSGGHTLGKARRDRSGFEGAWTKEPLKFDNSYFIELLKGDSDGLLKLPTDKVLVDHPAFRPYVEKYAKDEDAFFRDYAESHKKLSELGFTPSRATLLAWKSRDKAKRVVTTTTAVFAVAVAVIACAYICETKKKLG from the exons ATGTCGTCGGCTGCAAGCCCGGTGGCGGTCGCGGAGTACATCGCCGAGATCGAGAAGGCgcggcgggacctccgcgcgctcATCGCCACCAAGAGCTGCGCACCCATCATGCTCCGCCTCGC ATGGCACGATGCCGGCACCTACGACAAGGCCACCAACACCGGAGGCCCCAACGGCTCCATCAGGCTCCCGGAGGAGCTCCGCCACGCCGCCAATGCAGGGCTCAATATCGCCGTCGACCTTCTAG AACCAATCAAGCAGAAGCACCCCAAGATCACGTACGCCGACCTGTACCAGCTCGCGGGGGTTGTTGCCGTAGAGGTCACCGGTGGACCAACCATAGATTTCATTCCTGGCAGGAAG GATTCTTCAGTTTGCCCCGAGGAAGGACGCCTGCCAGATGCTAAGCAAG GTGCTTCACACCTGAGGGATGTGTTCTACCGCATGGGATTGACTGACAAGGACATAGTAGCACTCTCGGGTGGTCATACTCTG GGGAAAGCTCGGCGGGACAGGTCGGGATTCGAAGGTGCTTGGACAAAGGAACCTCTCAAGTTTGACAACTCCTATTTTAT TGAGCTTCTGAAAGGGGACTCCGATGGCCTCCTGAAGCTGCCAACAGACAAGGTTCTAGTGGACCATCCAGCTTTCCGTCCCTACGTCGAGAAATATGCAAAG GATGAGGATGCGTTCTTCAGGGACTACGCTGAGTCGCACAAGAAGCTCTCAGAGCTCGGGTTCACGCCTTCCCGCGCTACCCTATTGGCGTGGAAGTCCAGAGACAAGGCCAAGAGGGTGGTGACTACAACTACGGCTGTCTTCGCAGTTGCTGTTGCTGTCATCGCCTGCGCTTACATCTGCGAAACCAAGAAGAAGCTTGGTTAA